The Vidua chalybeata isolate OUT-0048 chromosome 29, bVidCha1 merged haplotype, whole genome shotgun sequence genome window below encodes:
- the RNF115 gene encoding E3 ubiquitin-protein ligase RNF115 isoform X3: MAEAAAVQQHRFFCHSCKGEEYTCPRCESGFIEEVTDDSSFFDSNSLDDSPSSQFSELWDHLDHTMFFPDFRPFLSSSSLDAEGRDAERGPPAELWGPGRPPRLPMPRRYRSRGSSRPDRSPAIEGIIQQIFAGFFANSALPGSQHPFSWSGMLHSSPGDYAWGQSGLDAIVTQLLGQLENTGPPPADKEKISSLPTVPVTQEQVDTGLECPVCKEDYAVAEQVRQLPCNHVFHSSCIVPWLELEKPQGGRSHPANPKSRRSRQPRAGEMDFLTLPRNSATFQKLPEAKSIPAGRGH, encoded by the exons atggcggaggcggcggcggtgCAGCAGCACCGGTTCTTCTGCCACAGCTGCAAGGGCGAG gAATACACCTGCCCTCGTTGTGAGTCTGGTTTCATTGAGGAAGTCACTGATGATTCCAG tttttttgaCAGCAATTCCCTGGACGACAGCCCCTCCTCACAGTTCTCAGAG cttTGGGACCACCTGGATCACACCATGTTCTTCCCGGATTTCCGACccttcctgagcagcagctccctggatgCCGagggcagggatgcagagagGGGTCCCCCAGCGGAGCTCTGGGGTCCCGGGCGGCCGCCGCGGCTGCCGATGCCTCGCAGGTACCGGTCCCGGGGCAGCTCCCGCCCGGATCGCTCGCCGGCCATCGAGGG GATAATCCAGCAGATCTTTGCTGGCTTTTTTGCCAACTCAGCCCTTCCTGGCTCCCAACACCCCTTTTCCTG GAGTGGGATGCTGCACTCCAGCCCCGGCGATTACGCGTGGGGACAGAGCGGCCTCGACGCCATCGTCACCCAG ctcctggggcagctggagaACACGGGACCACCTCCAGCAGACAAGGAGAAGATCTCCTCGCTGCCAACAGTGCCGGTGACGCAGGAACAAGTTG aCACAGGCCTGGAGTGCCCGGTGTGCAAGGAGGATTACGCCGTGGCCGAGCAGGTCCGGCAGCTCCCCTGCAACCACGTCTTCCACAGCAGCTGCATCGtgccctggctggagctg GAAAAGCCTCAAGGGGGAAGATCCCACCCggcaaatcccaaatcccgacGCTCCCGCCAGCCCCGTGCAGGAGAGATGGACTTCCTGACCCTTCCCAGGAATTCTGCCACCTTCCAGAAACTTCCAGAGGCCAAGAGCATCCCAGCTGGACGTGGACATTGA
- the RNF115 gene encoding E3 ubiquitin-protein ligase RNF115 isoform X5 → MAEAAAVQQHRFFCHSCKGEVSPKLPEYTCPRCESGFIEEVTDDSSFFDSNSLDDSPSSQFSELWDHLDHTMFFPDFRPFLSSSSLDAEGRDAERGPPAELWGPGRPPRLPMPRRYRSRGSSRPDRSPAIEGIIQQIFAGFFANSALPGSQHPFSWSGMLHSSPGDYAWGQSGLDAIVTQLLGQLENTGPPPADKEKISSLPTVPVTQEQVDTGLECPVCKEDYAVAEQVRQLPCNHVFHSSCIVPWLELLIISYTSLLKLMKKEVKNFLKRN, encoded by the exons atggcggaggcggcggcggtgCAGCAGCACCGGTTCTTCTGCCACAGCTGCAAGGGCGAGGTCAGCCCCAAGCTGCCG gAATACACCTGCCCTCGTTGTGAGTCTGGTTTCATTGAGGAAGTCACTGATGATTCCAG tttttttgaCAGCAATTCCCTGGACGACAGCCCCTCCTCACAGTTCTCAGAG cttTGGGACCACCTGGATCACACCATGTTCTTCCCGGATTTCCGACccttcctgagcagcagctccctggatgCCGagggcagggatgcagagagGGGTCCCCCAGCGGAGCTCTGGGGTCCCGGGCGGCCGCCGCGGCTGCCGATGCCTCGCAGGTACCGGTCCCGGGGCAGCTCCCGCCCGGATCGCTCGCCGGCCATCGAGGG GATAATCCAGCAGATCTTTGCTGGCTTTTTTGCCAACTCAGCCCTTCCTGGCTCCCAACACCCCTTTTCCTG GAGTGGGATGCTGCACTCCAGCCCCGGCGATTACGCGTGGGGACAGAGCGGCCTCGACGCCATCGTCACCCAG ctcctggggcagctggagaACACGGGACCACCTCCAGCAGACAAGGAGAAGATCTCCTCGCTGCCAACAGTGCCGGTGACGCAGGAACAAGTTG aCACAGGCCTGGAGTGCCCGGTGTGCAAGGAGGATTACGCCGTGGCCGAGCAGGTCCGGCAGCTCCCCTGCAACCACGTCTTCCACAGCAGCTGCATCGtgccctggctggagctg CTAATTATATCTTATACATCACTGCTCAAACTTATgaagaaagaagtgaaaaacTTCTTAAAACGAAATTaa
- the RNF115 gene encoding E3 ubiquitin-protein ligase RNF115 isoform X4, giving the protein MAEAAAVQQHRFFCHSCKGEVSPKLPEYTCPRCESGFIEEVTDDSSFFDSNSLDDSPSSQFSELWDHLDHTMFFPDFRPFLSSSSLDAEGRDAERGPPAELWGPGRPPRLPMPRRYRSRGSSRPDRSPAIEGIIQQIFAGFFANSALPGSQHPFSWSGMLHSSPGDYAWGQSGLDAIVTQLLGQLENTGPPPADKEKISSLPTVPVTQEQVDTGLECPVCKEDYAVAEQVRQLPCNHVFHSSCIVPWLELHDTCPVCRKSLKGEDPTRQIPNPDAPASPVQERWTS; this is encoded by the exons atggcggaggcggcggcggtgCAGCAGCACCGGTTCTTCTGCCACAGCTGCAAGGGCGAGGTCAGCCCCAAGCTGCCG gAATACACCTGCCCTCGTTGTGAGTCTGGTTTCATTGAGGAAGTCACTGATGATTCCAG tttttttgaCAGCAATTCCCTGGACGACAGCCCCTCCTCACAGTTCTCAGAG cttTGGGACCACCTGGATCACACCATGTTCTTCCCGGATTTCCGACccttcctgagcagcagctccctggatgCCGagggcagggatgcagagagGGGTCCCCCAGCGGAGCTCTGGGGTCCCGGGCGGCCGCCGCGGCTGCCGATGCCTCGCAGGTACCGGTCCCGGGGCAGCTCCCGCCCGGATCGCTCGCCGGCCATCGAGGG GATAATCCAGCAGATCTTTGCTGGCTTTTTTGCCAACTCAGCCCTTCCTGGCTCCCAACACCCCTTTTCCTG GAGTGGGATGCTGCACTCCAGCCCCGGCGATTACGCGTGGGGACAGAGCGGCCTCGACGCCATCGTCACCCAG ctcctggggcagctggagaACACGGGACCACCTCCAGCAGACAAGGAGAAGATCTCCTCGCTGCCAACAGTGCCGGTGACGCAGGAACAAGTTG aCACAGGCCTGGAGTGCCCGGTGTGCAAGGAGGATTACGCCGTGGCCGAGCAGGTCCGGCAGCTCCCCTGCAACCACGTCTTCCACAGCAGCTGCATCGtgccctggctggagctg cacGACACGTGTCCCGTCTGCAGGAAAAGCCTCAAGGGGGAAGATCCCACCCggcaaatcccaaatcccgacGCTCCCGCCAGCCCCGTGCAGGAGAGATGGACTTCCTGA
- the LOC128801362 gene encoding uncharacterized protein LOC128801362 isoform X3, with the protein MGSAVARVADRLTETMEDGKSMDLSEVSATFVRLADTHFIHCVLPHPHHHPTCPSSSSVPPNVSFLILPTTQGVPPLPQPHPTCLCSLPPHPHHHPTCPSSSSVPPNVSFLILSPTQHVLPHPQHYPWCLS; encoded by the exons ATGGGTTCTGCCGTGGCCAGGGTGGCCGATCGCCTCACCGAGACCATGGAAG ACGGCAAATCCATGGATCTCAGCGAGGTCTCGGCCACCTTCGTGCGCCTGGCCGACACCCACTTCATCCATTGTGTCCTTCCTCATCCCCACCACCACCCAACAtgtccttcctcatcctcagtCCCACCCAACGtgtccttcctcatcctccccaccacccaaggtgtccctcctcttcctcagcccCACCCAACGTGTCtttgctccctccctcctcatcCCCACCACCACCCAACAtgtccttcctcatcctcagtCCCACCCAACGtgtccttcctcatcctcagtCCCACCCAACAtgtccttcctcatcctcagcaCTACCCGTGGTGTCTCTCCTGA
- the RNF115 gene encoding E3 ubiquitin-protein ligase RNF115 isoform X2, translating to MAEAAAVQQHRFFCHSCKGEVSPKLPEYTCPRCESGFIEEVTDDSSFFDSNSLDDSPSSQFSELWDHLDHTMFFPDFRPFLSSSSLDAEGRDAERGPPAELWGPGRPPRLPMPRRYRSRGSSRPDRSPAIEGIIQQIFAGFFANSALPGSQHPFSWSGMLHSSPGDYAWGQSGLDAIVTQLLGQLENTGPPPADKEKISSLPTVPVTQEQVGLECPVCKEDYAVAEQVRQLPCNHVFHSSCIVPWLELEKPQGGRSHPANPKSRRSRQPRAGEMDFLTLPRNSATFQKLPEAKSIPAGRGH from the exons atggcggaggcggcggcggtgCAGCAGCACCGGTTCTTCTGCCACAGCTGCAAGGGCGAGGTCAGCCCCAAGCTGCCG gAATACACCTGCCCTCGTTGTGAGTCTGGTTTCATTGAGGAAGTCACTGATGATTCCAG tttttttgaCAGCAATTCCCTGGACGACAGCCCCTCCTCACAGTTCTCAGAG cttTGGGACCACCTGGATCACACCATGTTCTTCCCGGATTTCCGACccttcctgagcagcagctccctggatgCCGagggcagggatgcagagagGGGTCCCCCAGCGGAGCTCTGGGGTCCCGGGCGGCCGCCGCGGCTGCCGATGCCTCGCAGGTACCGGTCCCGGGGCAGCTCCCGCCCGGATCGCTCGCCGGCCATCGAGGG GATAATCCAGCAGATCTTTGCTGGCTTTTTTGCCAACTCAGCCCTTCCTGGCTCCCAACACCCCTTTTCCTG GAGTGGGATGCTGCACTCCAGCCCCGGCGATTACGCGTGGGGACAGAGCGGCCTCGACGCCATCGTCACCCAG ctcctggggcagctggagaACACGGGACCACCTCCAGCAGACAAGGAGAAGATCTCCTCGCTGCCAACAGTGCCGGTGACGCAGGAACAAGTTG GCCTGGAGTGCCCGGTGTGCAAGGAGGATTACGCCGTGGCCGAGCAGGTCCGGCAGCTCCCCTGCAACCACGTCTTCCACAGCAGCTGCATCGtgccctggctggagctg GAAAAGCCTCAAGGGGGAAGATCCCACCCggcaaatcccaaatcccgacGCTCCCGCCAGCCCCGTGCAGGAGAGATGGACTTCCTGACCCTTCCCAGGAATTCTGCCACCTTCCAGAAACTTCCAGAGGCCAAGAGCATCCCAGCTGGACGTGGACATTGA
- the LOC128801362 gene encoding uncharacterized protein LOC128801362 isoform X2, which produces MSSAVARVADHLTETMEDGKSMDLSEVSATFVRLADTHFIHCVLPHPHHHPTCPSSSSVPPNVSFLILPTTQGVPPLPQPHPTCLCSLPPHPHHHPTCPSSSSVPPNVSFLILSPTQHVLPHPQHYPWCLS; this is translated from the exons ATGAGCTCTGCCGTGGCCAGGGTGGCGGATCACCTCACCGAGACCATGGAAG ACGGCAAATCCATGGATCTCAGCGAGGTCTCGGCCACCTTCGTGCGCCTGGCCGACACCCACTTCATCCATTGTGTCCTTCCTCATCCCCACCACCACCCAACAtgtccttcctcatcctcagtCCCACCCAACGtgtccttcctcatcctccccaccacccaaggtgtccctcctcttcctcagcccCACCCAACGTGTCtttgctccctccctcctcatcCCCACCACCACCCAACAtgtccttcctcatcctcagtCCCACCCAACGtgtccttcctcatcctcagtCCCACCCAACAtgtccttcctcatcctcagcaCTACCCGTGGTGTCTCTCCTGA
- the LOC128801362 gene encoding uncharacterized protein LOC128801362 isoform X1 has protein sequence MGFGSGGWDQRHCRVFFGELVVVHGHLPMSSAVARVADRLTETMENGKSMDLSEVSATFVRLADTHFIHCVLPHPHHHPTCPSSSSVPPNVSFLILPTTQGVPPLPQPHPTCLCSLPPHPHHHPTCPSSSSVPPNVSFLILSPTQHVLPHPQHYPWCLS, from the exons atgggatttgggagtgGTGGGTGGGATCAGAGGCACTGCAGGGTGTTCTTTGGAGAGCTGGTGGTGGTCCATGGGCACCTCCCCATGAGCTCCGCCGTGGCCAGGGTGGCCGATCGCCTCACCGAGACCATGGAAA ACGGCAAATCCATGGATCTCAGCGAGGTCTCGGCCACCTTCGTGCGCCTGGCCGACACCCACTTCATCCATTGTGTCCTTCCTCATCCCCACCACCACCCAACAtgtccttcctcatcctcagtCCCACCCAACGtgtccttcctcatcctccccaccacccaaggtgtccctcctcttcctcagcccCACCCAACGTGTCtttgctccctccctcctcatcCCCACCACCACCCAACAtgtccttcctcatcctcagtCCCACCCAACGtgtccttcctcatcctcagtCCCACCCAACAtgtccttcctcatcctcagcaCTACCCGTGGTGTCTCTCCTGA
- the RNF115 gene encoding E3 ubiquitin-protein ligase RNF115 isoform X1, producing MAEAAAVQQHRFFCHSCKGEVSPKLPEYTCPRCESGFIEEVTDDSSFFDSNSLDDSPSSQFSELWDHLDHTMFFPDFRPFLSSSSLDAEGRDAERGPPAELWGPGRPPRLPMPRRYRSRGSSRPDRSPAIEGIIQQIFAGFFANSALPGSQHPFSWSGMLHSSPGDYAWGQSGLDAIVTQLLGQLENTGPPPADKEKISSLPTVPVTQEQVDTGLECPVCKEDYAVAEQVRQLPCNHVFHSSCIVPWLELEKPQGGRSHPANPKSRRSRQPRAGEMDFLTLPRNSATFQKLPEAKSIPAGRGH from the exons atggcggaggcggcggcggtgCAGCAGCACCGGTTCTTCTGCCACAGCTGCAAGGGCGAGGTCAGCCCCAAGCTGCCG gAATACACCTGCCCTCGTTGTGAGTCTGGTTTCATTGAGGAAGTCACTGATGATTCCAG tttttttgaCAGCAATTCCCTGGACGACAGCCCCTCCTCACAGTTCTCAGAG cttTGGGACCACCTGGATCACACCATGTTCTTCCCGGATTTCCGACccttcctgagcagcagctccctggatgCCGagggcagggatgcagagagGGGTCCCCCAGCGGAGCTCTGGGGTCCCGGGCGGCCGCCGCGGCTGCCGATGCCTCGCAGGTACCGGTCCCGGGGCAGCTCCCGCCCGGATCGCTCGCCGGCCATCGAGGG GATAATCCAGCAGATCTTTGCTGGCTTTTTTGCCAACTCAGCCCTTCCTGGCTCCCAACACCCCTTTTCCTG GAGTGGGATGCTGCACTCCAGCCCCGGCGATTACGCGTGGGGACAGAGCGGCCTCGACGCCATCGTCACCCAG ctcctggggcagctggagaACACGGGACCACCTCCAGCAGACAAGGAGAAGATCTCCTCGCTGCCAACAGTGCCGGTGACGCAGGAACAAGTTG aCACAGGCCTGGAGTGCCCGGTGTGCAAGGAGGATTACGCCGTGGCCGAGCAGGTCCGGCAGCTCCCCTGCAACCACGTCTTCCACAGCAGCTGCATCGtgccctggctggagctg GAAAAGCCTCAAGGGGGAAGATCCCACCCggcaaatcccaaatcccgacGCTCCCGCCAGCCCCGTGCAGGAGAGATGGACTTCCTGACCCTTCCCAGGAATTCTGCCACCTTCCAGAAACTTCCAGAGGCCAAGAGCATCCCAGCTGGACGTGGACATTGA